From a region of the Oncorhynchus keta strain PuntledgeMale-10-30-2019 chromosome 13, Oket_V2, whole genome shotgun sequence genome:
- the LOC118392431 gene encoding uncharacterized protein LOC118392431, whose amino-acid sequence MKLCPPASPCLQAKGCSLARTLVKLGRQIFHGSGNTEIREAVELLRRALDLYICFLGSDHTLTRDLQQVLNTESRRPLTTWVLSTRTLSHLSTRRLSSGTRPNTAAPLHSHLAWYRGTTHTPLDLSGKKFLSAPSNKFCNTQSELKPELVEYLNYINRHNQLSSSPRPWSAFQTTVFGPQSDIRNLISELKPSPSSAPGFHSIDRT is encoded by the exons ATGAAGCTTTGTCCCCCCGCATCGCCATGTCTTCAGGCGAAGGGATGCAGCCTCGCACGCACCTTGGTCAAACTTG gcaggcagatatTTCATGGCTCTGGTAATACAGAGATTAGAGAGGCTGTTGAACTGCTGCGGAGAGCTCTGGACTTGTACATCTGCTTCCTGGGGTCTGATCACACACTGACCAGAGACTTACAACA GGTTTTAAACACAGAATCCAGGAGACCTCTGACCACTTGGGTCTTGAGTACCAGaaccctctcccacctctccactAGGAGACTAAGCAGTGGGACCAGACCCAACACAGCCGCACCCCTCCACTCCCACCTGGCCTGGTACAGGGgcaccacacacacccctctggaCCTCTCCGGAAAGAAATTCCTGTCAGCCCCGTCCAACAAGTTCTGCAATACACAGTCAGAACTGAAACCAGAACTAGTGGAGTACCTGAACTACATCAACAGACATAACCAACTGTCTTCTTCTCCCAGGCCCTGGTCTGCCTTCCAGACCACAGTGTTTGGGCCACAGAGTGACATTAGAAACCTGATCTCAGAACTCAAACCCAGTCCTTCTTCAGCACCGGGCTTTCATTCCATAGACAGGACCTAA